The Pleuronectes platessa chromosome 23, fPlePla1.1, whole genome shotgun sequence genome contains a region encoding:
- the LOC128430415 gene encoding uncharacterized protein LOC128430415, with the protein MKRNLSLKTVMLQGAAAVPPDLDQVKEMLIKAKNVANSGEIRVDISFIPVGTTMMEVRLVGYSENVNQLEKVLCDYQTNQAPTQESLNLPIPELVYCLDEVLDLIGLKHTKVTLKTSTTPNPCVLLSGRRCHVDEVKQALISALTCLTSDTLVLDGPGPQQYFKADGKISKDLIQSSCQVLIREHPGLNSPDVRISSPVPSLTPRPSDERSCLNPVENIAANQTNLQIKLGTLEDQQVNVLVVPMLHKQLTSTKVGKNLLTKAGSTMQSNFDAAAAKCTINPGDVLQVAGPPSLSCNKLFFIECLPWDGVRGRSEQALRKGLRRCLDLCVQQELSSVAFPVIGPGIVLGYPLCAAIEALTESIYQFGSSGFIGSLSNIYVVIKPDYPDSECYHAVYRSLSLNMNLGGQGKLDS; encoded by the exons ATGAAGAGAAACCTGAGTTTGAAGACTGTGATGCTGCAGGGCGCCGCAGCTGTACCTCCAGATCTGGACCAGGTGAAGGAAATGCTCATCAAAGCCAAGAACGtggcaaactctggagaaatcCGAGTGGATATCAGCTTCATCCCAGTGGGAACCACAATGATGGAAGTTCGACTGGTGGGCTACAGTGAAAATGTGAACCAGCTGGAGAAGGTTCTGTGTGACTACCAGACGAACCAGGCCCCCACACAAGAAAGTCTGAACCTACCAATTCCTGAACTGGTTTACTGTTTAGATGAAGTCTTAGACCTGATTGGCTTGAAACACACGAAAGTGACGCTAAAAACCTCAACTACCCCAAATCCTTGTGTGCTCCTGTCTGGTCGCCGTTGTCACGTAGATGAGGTGAAGCAGGCTCTGATCTCCGCTCTCACCTGCCTGACATCAGACACACTAGTACTAGACGGACCAGGGCCTCAGCAGTACTTCAAGGCAGATGGCAAAATAAGCAAAGATCTCATACAGAGTTCCTGTCAGGTCCTTATCAGAGAACATCCAGGTTTGAACTCCCCGGATGTGAGGATCAGCAGCCCTGTCCCCAGCCTCACACCCAGGCCTTCAGATGAAAGATCTTGCCTCAACCCCGTCGAGAACATTGCAGCCAACCAAACAAACCTGCAGATTAAGCTTGGCACGTTGGAGGATCAACAG GTGAACGTGTTGGTGGTTCCCATGCTCCACAAACAGCTGACTTCAACTAAAGTGGGAAAGAATCTGTTGACTAAAGCAGGGAGCACAATGCAGTCCAACTTTGACGCAGCTGCTGCAAAGTGTACCATCAACCCTGGAGATGTTCTGCAGGTCGCTGGGCCTCCATCTCTTAGCTGCAACAAGCTCTTCTTCATTGAGTGTTTGCCCTGGGATGGAGTCAGAGGGCGGAGTGAGCAG GCTCTGAGAAAGGGTCTGAGGAGATGTTTGGAcctctgtgtgcagcaggaATTGAGTTCAGTTGCCTTTCCAGTGATTGGACCTGGAATTGTGTTAGGTTACCCGCTCTGTGCCGCCATTGAAGCTCTGACTGAGAGCATTTACCAGTTTGGATCATCGGGATTCATCGGTTCACTCTCCAACATCTATGTCGTCATTAAACCTGATTATCCGGACTCTGAG tgcTACCATGCTGTCTACCGATCACTCAGCTTGAATATGAACCTGGGAGGTCAAGGTAAACTCGACAGCTAA